In a single window of the Bactrocera dorsalis isolate Fly_Bdor chromosome 2, ASM2337382v1, whole genome shotgun sequence genome:
- the LOC105226083 gene encoding solute carrier family 35 member B1 homolog, with translation MKIPEKSSFLVYSLSIFFCYFLFGIVQEKITRGRYGNEPNEDGKVGERFTYVLALVWVQCFCNFIFAKGMLWAKKTKKEDQTHSGYYAVCALTYLLAMISSNMALRWVPYPTQVVGKSAKPIPVMILGVLIGRKSYSWVRYACVITIVVGVVLFMYKESQIAHLPKETTGLGELLLFLSLAMDGLTGAVQERMRASSAPSGQQMMFAMNFWSTIMLSFATILTGEAKEFVHFATRHPELWSHLAMLALCGAIGQLFIFLMVAKFGPLACSVVTTTRKFFTVLCSVLFFGNVLIPRQWFGAVLVFAALFFDMFYGKGNEKKTAAAKKAEGDLADDKKKLIS, from the exons atgaaaataccAGAAAAGAGTAGTTTTCTTGTGTACTCATTGAGTATTTTCTTTTGCTACTTTCTATTCGGAATTGTGCAGGAGAAAATCACACGGGGCCGTTATGGTAATGAACCCAATGAAGATGGCAAAGTAGGTGAGCGGTTCACATATGTTCTGGCCTTAGTGTGGGTGCAatgtttttgcaatttcattTTTGCCAAAG GTATGTTATGggccaaaaaaacaaaaaaagaggaTCAAACACACTCGGGCTACTATGCTGTCTGTGCGCTCACCTATTTATTAGCTATGATATCGTCTAACATGGCACTGCGTTGGGTGCCGTACCCAACACAGGTGGTAGGAAAATCAGCCAAACCGATTCCAGTAATGATATTAGGTGTTTTAATTGGGCGCAAATCCTATTCCTGGGTGCGTTACGCTTGTGTTATAACTATAGTTGTTGGTGTAGTGCTCTTTATGTATAAAGAAAGCCAAATTGCACATTTACCAAAAGAAACTACGGGTTTGGGAGAACTTCTGCTTTTTCTGAGTTTGGCTATGGATGGATTGACCGGTGCAGTGCAGGAAAGAATGCGTGCATCGAGCGCACCATCTGGACAGCAAATGATGTTTGCTATGAATTTTTGGAGCACCATTATGCTAAGTTTTGCTACAATTTTGACAG GTGAAGCTAAGGAATTTGTCCATTTCGCTACACGTCATCCTGAACTGTGGAGCCATTTAGCAATGCTTGCATTGTGTGGTGCTATAGGTCAATTATTTATCTTTCTTATGGTTGCCAAATTCGGACCACTCGCCTGTTCTGTGGTGACGACAACACGTAAATTCTTCACCGTGTTATGTTCGGTACTATTCTTTGGCAATGTGTTGATACCGCGACAGTGGTTCGGAGCAGTGTTGGTATTTGCAGCGCTGTTCTTTGATATGTTCTATGGCAAGGGAAATGAGAAGAAAACTGCAGCTGCAAAGAAAGCTGAAGGAGATCTTGCGGATGACAAGAAAAAGTTGATATCATAG